In Planctomycetia bacterium, the following are encoded in one genomic region:
- a CDS encoding ABC transporter ATP-binding protein yields the protein MTLSAPAPAASVASQASGEIVIETRGLAKVYRDFWGRQKVRALKGLDLNVRRGEIFGLLGPNGSGKTTTIKLLLGLLFPTAGQALVLGKSATDVTKNERIGYLPEESYLYKFLNAEETLDFYGRLFNMPAKVRRERTAKLLDLVGISSARKRQLREYSKGMTRRIGLAQALINDPDLIILDEPTTGLDPIGCREMKDLIVDLKRQGKTVLMCSHLLADVQDVCDRIAILHQGELKEIGRVDALLKVRDVTEIRATGLTEACKDELKAVIERHHGRLQRIDNPTTTLEELFLEIVQDAEARPGRRAQES from the coding sequence ATGACACTTTCCGCTCCCGCCCCCGCCGCTTCGGTCGCCTCGCAGGCCTCGGGCGAGATCGTCATCGAGACGCGCGGCCTAGCGAAGGTCTATCGCGACTTCTGGGGCCGGCAAAAAGTCCGGGCCTTGAAAGGGCTCGACCTCAACGTCCGTCGCGGCGAGATCTTCGGCCTCCTCGGCCCCAACGGCTCCGGCAAGACCACGACCATCAAGCTGCTCCTCGGCCTGCTCTTTCCGACCGCCGGCCAAGCCCTCGTGCTCGGCAAGTCGGCCACCGACGTGACGAAGAACGAACGGATCGGCTACCTGCCCGAAGAGTCGTATCTCTATAAGTTTCTCAACGCCGAAGAGACCCTCGACTTCTACGGCCGGCTGTTCAACATGCCGGCGAAGGTGCGCCGCGAACGAACGGCCAAGCTCCTCGACCTCGTCGGCATCAGCTCGGCCCGCAAACGGCAACTTCGCGAATACTCGAAAGGGATGACGCGCCGTATCGGTCTGGCGCAAGCCCTCATCAACGACCCCGACCTGATCATCCTCGACGAACCGACGACCGGGCTCGACCCGATCGGCTGCCGCGAGATGAAAGATCTGATCGTCGACTTAAAGCGGCAAGGGAAGACGGTGCTGATGTGCAGCCACCTCTTGGCCGACGTGCAAGACGTTTGCGATCGGATCGCGATCTTGCATCAAGGCGAGTTGAAAGAGATCGGCCGAGTCGATGCGCTGTTGAAGGTGCGCGATGTCACCGAGATTCGTGCCACCGGTTTGACCGAAGCTTGCAAAGACGAGCTCAAAGCCGTGATCGAGCGTCATCACGGCCGGCTGCAACGGATCGACAACCCGACGACGACGTTGGAAGAGTTGTTTTTGGAAATCGTACAAGACGCCGAGGCGCGTCCCGGACGCCGCGCTCAAGAATCGTAA
- a CDS encoding bifunctional folylpolyglutamate synthase/dihydrofolate synthase, whose product MSSGDPPLRNTLPPADDARRRALDYLLSRIDYERSVAVPYGEPQYRLDRMHDLLERLGRPDRKFPIVHVAGTKGKGSTSAFVAAALTACGISCGLFTSPHLERLEERLAVDGEPCTGDELAALVERVRPTVAAMDAELLGRSPPESGPTYFELTTALALLHFAARNVAAAVLEVGMGGRLDSTNVCQSTISVITSISYDHTKQLGDTLAEIAWEKAGIIKPGVPVVSSVMAPEASVVVERTAAERGCRLLQLGREFDFVYHAPHHLEAAPAASAIDFEMHEFPRRTGGTASKQLGQVEFGLAGKHQAANCATALAVLEELRRLGWSLPEREVRRGLRELRWPARVEVIAREPCVVLDAAHNTASIQALLETLDECFTARRRILLFATTLEKDVGGMLRLLLPKFDHVVLTRYLQNVRGVPVAELQSLAEQIPCRNWQIAQDPTEAWSLIQALEPRADDLICIAGSFFIAAQMRKVIEASTAVK is encoded by the coding sequence ATGTCTTCCGGCGACCCGCCCCTTCGCAACACGCTGCCGCCGGCCGACGACGCTCGCCGACGAGCGCTCGACTATCTCTTGAGCCGGATCGACTACGAGCGGAGCGTCGCGGTCCCTTACGGCGAGCCGCAGTATCGGCTTGATCGGATGCACGATCTGCTCGAACGGCTCGGCCGGCCCGATCGTAAGTTTCCGATCGTGCATGTGGCGGGTACGAAAGGGAAAGGTTCGACCTCGGCGTTCGTCGCGGCCGCGCTGACCGCCTGCGGAATCTCTTGCGGCCTCTTCACATCGCCGCACCTCGAACGCCTCGAAGAGCGGCTTGCGGTCGACGGCGAACCTTGCACCGGCGACGAACTCGCGGCGCTCGTCGAACGGGTTCGCCCGACGGTAGCGGCGATGGATGCCGAATTGCTCGGGCGCTCGCCACCGGAAAGCGGCCCGACCTATTTCGAGCTCACGACGGCTCTGGCGCTTCTGCACTTCGCCGCGCGGAACGTCGCCGCGGCCGTGCTCGAAGTCGGCATGGGAGGTCGGCTCGATTCGACGAACGTCTGCCAAAGCACGATCTCGGTGATCACGAGCATCAGCTACGACCACACCAAGCAACTCGGCGATACTCTAGCCGAGATCGCTTGGGAAAAAGCCGGCATCATTAAGCCGGGCGTGCCGGTCGTCAGCAGCGTCATGGCGCCGGAAGCGTCGGTCGTCGTCGAGCGAACGGCGGCGGAGCGTGGCTGCCGCCTGTTGCAACTCGGCCGCGAGTTCGATTTCGTCTACCATGCGCCGCACCATCTCGAAGCGGCTCCGGCCGCGAGCGCGATCGACTTCGAGATGCACGAGTTCCCGCGTCGCACCGGAGGCACTGCTTCCAAACAACTCGGCCAGGTCGAGTTCGGCCTCGCCGGCAAACATCAAGCCGCCAACTGCGCCACGGCCCTGGCGGTGCTCGAAGAGTTGCGGCGCTTAGGTTGGAGCTTGCCGGAGCGAGAAGTCCGTCGAGGGCTGCGCGAGTTGCGCTGGCCGGCGCGCGTCGAAGTGATTGCGCGCGAGCCGTGCGTCGTGCTCGATGCGGCGCACAACACGGCCTCGATTCAAGCGTTGCTTGAGACGCTTGATGAATGCTTCACCGCGCGGCGGCGCATCTTGCTCTTCGCGACGACGCTTGAAAAAGACGTCGGCGGAATGCTCCGTTTATTGTTGCCGAAGTTCGACCATGTCGTGCTGACGCGCTACTTGCAAAACGTGCGCGGCGTGCCGGTCGCCGAATTGCAATCGCTCGCGGAACAAATTCCGTGTCGCAACTGGCAGATCGCGCAAGACCCGACGGAAGCTTGGTCGCTCATTCAAGCGCTCGAACCTCGCGCCGACGATTTAATCTGCATCGCGGGCTCGTTCTTCATCGCGGCGCAGATGCGCAAAGTGATCGAAGCATCGACGGCGGTAAAATAA
- a CDS encoding DUF1570 domain-containing protein, with protein MSHAAAQTKTTPAAADDGTVPVLRADPSELGLKIPDAEPIAGAGRRVLVKSDDDELVVAKVQVEVGSSFVVILPDGKIAVVKKDEATITERPFVGIEQKYLADKLQKKFPGYEVQSTKHFIYVYNTSALFYKGTSRILESLYPGLMTYCKARKLTVEDPPYPLVVVMFRTRKEWEDYMHGMFAGSSVAAFYDGATNRVLMYEQSDLGEDAPEYALKQIISTVAHEGVHQVLHNIGVQQRLSRWPMWISEGLPEYFAPTSVSKGLTWKGAGQVNDLRMKTIDTLLKRGPRKSIQQSTKESSNTTVEAIVTATELDADGYAWSWALAHFLGEKKREMFQKYLADIATSVPMERPNAADQKRLFVKHFGSEFAKMDTDLMKHLKNLPYVDPIENMTHYVVMMRYPQGPRTMRAYAITLSEKQVKETREELVAKLTADEQNVAVFEVRKAKSRTEAMSLAQGWMTSR; from the coding sequence GTGTCGCACGCCGCAGCCCAAACGAAAACGACGCCCGCCGCCGCAGACGACGGCACCGTGCCCGTTCTCCGAGCCGACCCGAGCGAGCTTGGCCTTAAGATCCCGGACGCCGAGCCGATCGCCGGAGCCGGTCGCCGCGTGCTGGTGAAGTCCGACGACGACGAACTGGTCGTAGCGAAGGTGCAGGTCGAGGTCGGGAGCAGTTTCGTCGTCATCCTGCCCGACGGCAAGATCGCGGTCGTGAAGAAAGACGAAGCGACGATCACCGAGCGGCCGTTCGTCGGCATCGAGCAGAAATATCTCGCCGACAAGTTGCAGAAGAAGTTTCCCGGCTACGAAGTGCAAAGCACGAAGCACTTCATCTACGTCTACAACACGAGCGCGCTCTTCTACAAGGGAACGAGCCGAATCCTCGAGTCGCTGTATCCCGGCCTGATGACCTACTGCAAGGCGCGCAAGCTCACGGTGGAAGATCCGCCGTACCCGCTGGTCGTCGTGATGTTCCGCACGCGCAAGGAATGGGAAGACTACATGCACGGGATGTTCGCCGGCTCGAGTGTGGCGGCGTTTTACGACGGCGCCACGAATCGGGTCTTGATGTACGAACAATCGGATCTCGGCGAAGACGCGCCGGAATACGCGCTCAAGCAAATCATTTCGACCGTGGCTCACGAAGGGGTGCATCAAGTGTTGCACAACATCGGCGTGCAGCAGCGGTTGTCGCGCTGGCCGATGTGGATCAGCGAAGGACTGCCCGAATACTTCGCCCCGACCTCGGTCAGCAAGGGGCTCACCTGGAAAGGGGCCGGGCAGGTCAACGACCTGCGCATGAAGACGATCGATACGTTGCTCAAGCGCGGCCCGAGAAAGAGCATTCAACAATCGACGAAGGAATCGTCGAACACGACGGTCGAAGCGATCGTCACCGCGACCGAGCTCGATGCCGACGGCTACGCGTGGTCGTGGGCATTAGCCCATTTTCTCGGCGAAAAGAAGCGGGAGATGTTTCAGAAATACTTAGCCGACATCGCGACTTCGGTGCCGATGGAACGTCCGAACGCCGCAGATCAGAAGCGGCTTTTCGTGAAGCACTTCGGCTCCGAGTTCGCCAAAATGGACACCGACCTGATGAAGCATCTGAAGAACTTGCCGTACGTCGATCCGATCGAGAACATGACGCACTACGTCGTCATGATGCGCTATCCTCAAGGGCCCCGCACGATGCGCGCCTATGCCATTACGCTCTCGGAGAAGCAAGTGAAGGAGACGCGCGAAGAACTCGTCGCCAAGCTGACCGCCGATGAACAAAACGTGGCGGTGTTCGAAGTGCGCAAAGCGAAGTCGCGCACGGAAGCGATGTCGCTCGCACAGGGCTGGATGACGTCGCGCTAA
- the rpsR gene encoding 30S ribosomal protein S18, with protein MSYGSREGGGGGGGPGGKSAAKKRSKTAIRSKRKDPIFVDGKRPRPMFVDYKDLELLSKLVSRQGKIIGRRKSGCTAASQHAVGSAIKRARFMALLPYVAD; from the coding sequence ATGAGTTACGGCAGCAGAGAAGGTGGCGGCGGTGGTGGTGGTCCCGGCGGTAAGTCGGCCGCCAAGAAGCGCAGCAAGACGGCGATCCGCAGCAAGCGGAAAGACCCGATCTTCGTCGACGGCAAGCGTCCGCGCCCGATGTTCGTCGATTACAAAGACTTGGAGTTGCTCTCGAAGCTGGTGAGCCGACAAGGGAAGATCATCGGCCGCCGCAAGAGCGGTTGCACCGCGGCAAGCCAACACGCCGTCGGCTCGGCCATCAAGCGAGCCCGCTTCATGGCGTTGTTGCCTTACGTCGCCGATTAA